The following is a genomic window from Prevotella sp. E13-17.
GGTGAGTCAACTGGTGCTGGTCTATCCTGCCTTGTGCATTCCCGACAACTGGCGTCAGCGCTATCCACAACTCGATGCCATTCAGGAGGTCACCGAACTGTGGGGCGTCAAGATGGGACGTCGCTTCTTTGAAGAAATACACGACATGCACCCTCTTGACATCATTGGCATGTATCGAGGTCCGGTACTCATTGTTCAGGGCGACCAAGACCGCATTGTGTCTATGGAAGACTCACGTCGTGCCCAGCAGCTTTATCGCAAAGGCACCCGCCTGCATGTCATTCCTGGTGCCAGTCATGGTTTCAGACCTCATGAGTTTCAGCAGGAAGAAGAACAACTTGAACTTTTTTTGAAATAGTTTAGTTGAGTGGATAACGACGTCAGGTTTGGCGTCGTAAAAAAATCAGTTTTGTTTTGGCAATATTGTAGAAATAGTTTATTTTTGCAGTCAGAAAGTTATTAACACCAAATGAAAAACGTATTGAATATGAGAAAACTATTGGTCATCGGAACGATGGTGCTGGGTGCTATGCAGGCCACAGCACAGAATGTGGCGCAGACCTCTGCGCAGGATCTACAACCATCTGCTGCACAACAGACGGTTCAAGTGGCGGATAACGATGGAAACAGTCTGCTTCCTAACGTGTTCAACCATCTGGGCGTTGGTGTCGGCATTGGTGTCATGAATGGTTTGAGCGTTGAACTTGCCACACCGGCAACACGCTTTTTGGCCCTTCGTGCCGGCTATAACTTCCTGCCGAAGCTGAAGATGGACGTGGATTTTGACACCGATTTCGGCGATATGAACACCGCAGTGAAGAATAATCCTAGATTTCAGGAGTATCAGATTCCTGACGAGATTACCGTAGAAGGCAAACTTGATATGGGTACTGCCCATGTGCTGGTGGATGTCTATCCCTTTCAGCTCAGCAGCTTCCGCGTCACCCTGGGTGCCTATTTCGGTGCCGATAAGATTATCAAGGTGTATAACAAGAACGAGGGCGATCTGATGGGGGTTACCAAATGGAATCAAGATAGTCAGGACCCAACTAAGTTGGCCGACCTCCGTGCGATGAATGGTGGCAAGTTGGATAAGATTGGTTTCGACATGGGCGACTACTTCCTGGAGCCTGATGCCAATGGAAACTTGGAGGCCAGCATCAAGGTGAAGAATTTCCGCCCGTATGTAGGTGTGGGCTTTGGTCGTGCGGTTCCCCGCCATAGCCGTGTGACTTGCAACTTCGACCTGGGTGTACAGTTCTGGGGCAGTCCAGAGGTTTATCTGCATGGTGCCAACGGCGACGAACAGTTGCAGTCGTCTGACCTCTCTGGCGAAGGCAGTAAGGCCGTAGAGATTCTGAGTAAAGTCAAGGTGTGCCCCATGATGAGCCTGCGTATCGTAGGTCGTATCTTCTAAACGAAGGCCGCCTCTTTGAATGAATGATGAAAAGCCATCGGAGATGATTCTCTGGTGGCTTTTCTTTTTTGTTAATTATTAAAATAATACCACTATCCTCACGGACGGTGGTAGCTCTATTAACCATAAACCTTAAAATCGATTGTTAAGCTAATGATATCCCATCATTAGATATTGTTATAAGACGGCGGCGGTAGAGATCGCCGACAGCCTTCTTAAAAGCTTTCTTCGATACTTTAAAGCGGTCGCTGATGAGTTCCGCCGGACTGTTGTCCGACAGGTCGCAGTGCCCGTTGTTCTCATATAGATAGCGCAACAACACCTCGGCAAACTCCAGTGTGTGCTGGCGGCCGGTAGGTTGCAGTGTGATGTCTATCTTGCCGTCCTGACGCACGTGGTCTATGTAGGCAGTCAGTCGGTCGCCGGTGTGCAGTGGCTGGAACACCTGATTCTCGAAAATCAGTCCCTGATACTTGTTGTTGATAATGCACTTGAAGCCCAGGTCGGTCTTTTGCCAGATGAGGCAGTCGCAGGTGTCGCCATGCTTCAGTAGGGCGCCTTTGCCAGCTGTTGCCGTTGTCTCGTCTCCATGAGACTTGGTTGCTGCCTGACTGATGTACTTATCAACCTTGGCAGTAGCCATCAGCCGGTGGCTCTCTTCGTCTTCTTTCACATAGACGATGTAGTGTTTGCCCACCTCCATGCGCTGTTTCTGTTCGCGGAAAGGGCAGAACAGGTCTTTCTGCAGTCCCCATTTCATGAAAGCGCCATACTTGTTGATCCATGCCACCTCAAGATAGGCAAACTCGCCAACGATGGCCAGTGGTGTCTCGGTGGTGGCCACGGTGCGCTCTTCCTGGTCCAGATAGACAAACACCTTGATTTCATCACCGATGCGCATCTGTGGTGTCACGTAGCTTTTGGGCAACAATATTTCGCCCTCGTCACCTCCGTCCAGATAGAGGCCGAAGTCCACGCGCTTCACAATTTTCAGTGTGTTGTAGTTTCCAAGTTGTATCATATGGCTGTTGTCGTGAAGGGGTCTGTTGGGTCAGCGGGCTGCTGGATGGGTGCAAGAAGTCCGTCTTTCATGTGGATGGTGCGATCGGTCAGTGTGGCCAGCTCCTCGTCGTGGGTCACGATGACAAACGTCTGTCCGAACTTGTCGCGCAGGTCGAAGAACAGCTGGTGCAGCTCGGCCTTGTTCTTTGAGTCGAGCGAACCGCTGGGCTCGTCGGCCAGGATCACCGCTGGGTTATTGACCAGCGCACGAGCCACGGCCACGCGCTGCTTCTCGCCGCCCGACAGTTCTGCAGGCTTATGACCGGCACGCTCAGAGAGTCCCATGAACTGCAGCAGTTCCAGGGCGCGTTCCTTTGCTTCTTTGTTTGAGCGACCAGCAATGTAGGCCGGTATCATGATGTTCTCAAGAGCTGTGAACTCGGGCAGCAGCTGGTGAAACTGGAATACGAATCCCAGATGGCGATTGCGGAAGTCTGACAGCTGTTTCTGGCTGAGTGTGGTGGTGTCTATGTTGTCCACGCACACCGTGCCACTGTCGGGGCGGTCCAGTGTGCCCATGATTTGCAGCAGCGTGGTCTTACCGGCACCGCTGGGGCCCACAATGCTCACCACCTCGCCTTTCGCAATGTCGAGGTCGATGCCTTTCAGCACTTGTAGTGAACCAAAGCTCTTGGTGATATTTCTTAATTTAATCATTGTCTTTTGGTGCTTTTTTCGCCGAGTGAATCCAGCGCGAGACGATGTCATAGATGCTGTTCTCCTCGTAGTGTTGTGCCTCGGTGAAGCTCATGGAGTCATCCTTCGTGTCGCCATACTGGTCGGGGAAGATGATCATGAGGTTGGTGCCGGCAAAGTATTTCGTCAGCTCATCGGGCAATCGCTCTAAGGCATTTTTATAACTGATAGTACCCTTACGGGCTGTGATGACGATGAACAACTGGTCCTTGCCAATGTCGGCAGCCAGCTTGGGCAACTCGTTCCAGTGGCCCATGGGGGTGTATTCTCCGCGCACGTGCGGATGCACATTATTAATATATTGCGCTATGAGCGACAACGACTCCTGGCGTCCGTGGAACTGAATGCGGCAGTCCAGTTGTCCGGCCAGTCGGCACACGCGCTCCAGCCAGCGGTGGAAGCCCGGCTCGAACTCTGCGCGTGAGGGCACGGCCACCTGTATGCGTCGCAGCGTGCTCAGTGGCTGTTCGAAACGTGTCAGCACGATTTGTCGGTTCAGACCATTGTAGAGACTCTGGATGAACTCACCCCAGAACTTAGGCGACACCTCCGTATGCACGTGCATGCCCATCACAATCTCTGAGCATCCAAACTCGCGGAAGGCATGTTTGATGCCGTTGGCAATGTTGGTGGCCAGTCGGACCTGCGTCTGCATCATCACCTCCGAGGCGCTGGCCTGTCGCTCCAGCTGTTCCAGCAGTCGCAGTCCCTGTTCGCGCTCCACAGCACTGTTCTGTCCGTCGTACACCACGTTCAGTGCCACTAGTCCGCGGCTCAGCTTCTCGTTGCGCATCAGCAGCGACAGATAGACCAGCTGTGGCGCAATGTCGGGGTATTTCACGCAGACCAGTATCTTCTCGTCGTCGTGCTGCGGCTTGTGGTCTATGTCCAGGTTCAGCTTCTCGCGGAAGATAATTTCCTTGGCGGCCTTGTCGGTCATCAGTGTCGAGACGATGCAGGTGACCAGTATCATCATCACCACGCCGTTCAGCATCTCGTTGTTTACCAGCATCACCCCCGGAGCCACTTCGATGCGCATGCCCACCATGGTCATGGCGATGGCGCCAGCAGCATGGGCCGATGTCAGTCCGAACATCATGTGGCCCTCGGCCTTGGGCAGACGGAAGATGATGGCCGAGGTATAGGCGGCCAGTGCTTTTCCAAACGTGCCAAAGAAGGCGATGAGCAGCACGATGCCTATCACCTGAGCGCTGTCGAGCACAGAGTGTAGGTCAATGAGCATGCCCACACCAATCAGAAAGTAGGGGATGAACAGTGCGTTGCCAATGAACTCGATGCGGTTCATCAGCGGCGATACGTGGGGGATGTATCTGTTGAGTATCAAACCCGAGAAGAAGGCACCGAAGATACCTTCTAAACCGATCAGACTGGATAGTGCTGCACTGAGAAACATCACCGCCATGATGAAGATGTACTGCATCACGCGGTCGCTATAGCGGCGCAGGAAGTAGCGCGTCAGTCGCGGTATCAGGTAGATGCAGCCGGCCATATAGACTGCCAGTTTTACTGCAAAAAACAACCAGAACACCACGCCACTGTTCTCGTCGAACGTGCCCACCAGCGCAGCCAGCATGACCAGCGACAGAAACAGCGATATCATCGACGAGCCCACGCTGAGCATCACGCTCGAGTTGCGCTGCAGACCGTAGCGCCCAATGATGGGGTAGGCTATCAGCGTGTTGGATGCCATGATGCAACCCAGCAGAAACGATGCCTTGCCGTTGTAGCCCAGCAGTGTCATCGACATCAGGTAGGTGAGCATCAGCGGTATGACGCATGTCAGCAGTCCAAAGGTGATGAAGCGCTTGGTGTTCTTCTTCACGCTCTCCAGGTCCATTTCCAGACCGGCAAGAAACATGATATAGAAGATGCCTACGCGCCCAAACAGCTCGAACGACTCGTCGCGCTCCAGGACATTGAGCCCGTAAGGACCTATCAAAATGCCTGCCAGCACCATGCCGATGATGTGCGGGATGCGCAATTTACCCATGATGATAGGCGCAAACAGCACAATAAGCAGCACCACAAAGAAAATCAACGTGGGGTCGGCAATGGGGAAATATGAGGCTAATGGTAACATTTCATGTGCAAAGATACGAACTTTTGCTTAAATCTAAATCGTTTGCGGGGCTTTTTTTCACCCTTTACTCATAATTACTTGTCTATATATGCTTGTCTTCGCTAAAAATTAATGCATTTATATTGGAAATATATTCTTTTTCCCATCTTGAAACACTGATACTTGAATTAGATAATGAAAAAAAAACCACGTATTCTTTTGCATTTTGTATGTTTATTCGTAACTTTGCAGCCAATTACGTAAACCATTATAAAAATTAAGCAAGATGAAAGTAGCTATTGTAGGTGCAAGTGGAGCAGTGGGACAGGAGTTCCTGAGACTGCTCGATGAGAGAAACTTCCCCATGGATGAATTGGTATTGTTTGGCTCCGAGCGTTCGGCTGGTCGCACATATAAGTTCCGTGGTAAGGATATCGAAGTGAAACTGCTGAAGCATGGCGACGATTTCAAGGATATTGATATCGCCTTCACATCGGCAGGTGCTGGCACCTCAAAAGAGTTTGCAGAAGACATCACCCGCTATGGCTGCGTGATGATCGACAACTCGAGCGCTTTCCGCATGGACGACGATGTGCCCTTGGTAGTGCCCGAGTGCAATGCTGAGGATGCGCTGAAGCGCCCTCGTGGCATCATTGCCAACCCCAACTGTACCACCATCATGATGGTCGTCGTGCTGCAGCCACTGGAGCAGCTGTCGCACATCAAGCGCATCCACGTCAGCTCTTACCAGAGCGCCAGTGGTGCCGGTGCCGCTGCTATGGCCGAACTGCAGCAGCAGTACAAAGAGATTGTGGAGACTGGCGAGGTGAAGACCATCAAGAAATTCCCCCACCAGCTGGCATACAACGTGATTCCCCAGATCGACGTGTTCCAGCCCAACGGCTATACCAAGGAAGAGATGAAGATGTACAACGAGACACGCAAGATTATGCATACCGATGCCAAGTGCTCGGCCATGTGTGTGCGCGTCAGCTCGCTGCGCTCTCACTCTGAGTCGGTGTGGATCGAGACCGAGGCACCCATCTCTGTCGAGGATGCCCAGAAAGCCATCGCAGCAGCTCCCGGCTGCACGCTGGTAGACGATCCCGCCACATTGACCTATCCCATGCCGCTGGAGACAGCCGGCAAGGACGACGTCTTCGTAGGTCGTGTGCGCAAAGACCTGGCCGACGAGAATGGACTCACCTTCTGGCTCAGTGGCGACCAGATTCGCAAGGGCGCAGCCCTCAACGCCGTTCAGATTGGCGAGTACTTGGTCAAAGAGAAGGCTTTGCCTTGCTTTGGTAAGTAAGGACCGACGGATGGTCGCAGGCCCTTTGGGCTATTAAAAAAGTTGTTAATAACTGAAACCTTGATAAGAGCCTGGTATTGCCAAGCATGCCGATATCATCGGAGTCTTGCCATGCCAGGCTTTATTTTTTCGCCAGAATTATTTGGCTATTTCAGTAAAAAATAGTACTTTTGCATCCGCTATCGCAACAATATGCGCCTGTGGCGGAATTGGTAGACGCGCTAGACTTAGGATCTAGTGTCTCGCGACGTGCAGGTTCGAGTCCTGTCAGGCGCACAAACAAAAAAAGGAAATCCAATCGGGGATTTCCTTTTTTGTTCTTTATTATAGACTTTCCTCTCTCTCTTCGGAGGGGATGGTTCAGCTCAGTTGCAATTGCGTAGGTTTCGCGATGCTCCCAGAGTATTGAATTGGCATTTCCAGAGTCTAGAGAGGGTCGTTTTAAAGTCTAAAAGCACGTATTCTAAAGTCTAGTAGAGGCGTTTCTAAAGTCTAAAACCGAAGCTATCATTTCAGGTCTAGTCCCTGAATGCTCTACATCCAGCCCTTAGAACAACCGCATCCAGGGGCTAAAACGACCCGTTCCAGGGGCTGGATGCGCCACATCTAGGGGCTGGGCGGACATCAAAAGTAAAGCTATTACAACGCAAAAGCGAAACTATAACAAGACGAAAGCAGAACTATGACAGTGCGAAACCGTTCCTATCCCGACCAAGAACGCTCCGGACCCTCCCGAGGGAGGGAGACATCCTGTCCTTTTGGGTATTCCAGATTCAACAAATATCCGCACGCTATCATGACCATTAACCACAGTATTGATATAATAATTTCCCTTATCTTTGGTCATTGTAAAACTTGTCTGACCAAAAGTCGCCACCGCGGAAACGTAAAATAGCGATAAGATGCCTGCACGTTTAATGTTTTGATTCATCTTATTCTATATTTTATTGTGAATCTTTCTTGCAAAGAAAGTTCTTCAAATTAACTAAACTCTATTTAAACCTCCTTACGACCGTAAAATTAATATAGCCATTATTATGAAAGGGTCTAATATCATTTATCGTCATTTTTTTTATTTGATGTAATATATTGAACATTCGTTTAGATGATATGTCTTTTTCCATTAAACCATAGCTTGATAATTCCACCAAAATGATATTCCCTTTTGTATCTATTGATAAAATGACAAATATTAAACGATGATTTTTATATAATCTTTTTTTTTCTTTGTTTGATAGCTCTTTATCAATAATATCTAAAATGCGTTTGACATACATTTTCTCTGAGTTGTGAGAAATGAATACACCATTATCGACAGATAATTTTTCAAGCTGATTATCTATTTTTTGTTGAATATAATTATTATAATCGTCTTGCAGATGATAAGAAAATCTCTCTATCATATCCGCATTTTTCTCTAAGCAAGTCCTTTCTATTTTATATTTCGATGAAATGAGTATAGTCTGAGAATATGAACTAAATGTGAATATTAAAAATAGTGATAATAATACTGTTTTTCTAATGTTTTGCTTCATTGTCTTCAATATTTTAAATGACCCATAGCTATTCTTCGGAATCTACAAGGACATTGCGAGGAAGAAGATCCCATACCTCGTATGTGGCGTTCTTGAAACGTCCTTCTGTAGACGTCTTCTCAAATCCGAGTGCTGCCATATAGGTGTCAATCATTATTTGGGTAGCAGGATGAGCACTTGCAATTCTTGGTTGCGCGATAACTGGTTGAACTGTACGGCCATCGAAACCTGCAAAACCATAGAAAGAGTAAGCAGCTGCACGTTGCTCTACCTCAAAACGGTTTACATCTGCTTGGCTAGTTCCAAGTTGCGTTTCATGTACTGCGCAAAGTCGTATGAGCTCATTGGCGATTGCTGCGATGCGGCTATTTTCCGCATCTTGCGCTCCG
Proteins encoded in this region:
- a CDS encoding aspartate-semialdehyde dehydrogenase → MKVAIVGASGAVGQEFLRLLDERNFPMDELVLFGSERSAGRTYKFRGKDIEVKLLKHGDDFKDIDIAFTSAGAGTSKEFAEDITRYGCVMIDNSSAFRMDDDVPLVVPECNAEDALKRPRGIIANPNCTTIMMVVVLQPLEQLSHIKRIHVSSYQSASGAGAAAMAELQQQYKEIVETGEVKTIKKFPHQLAYNVIPQIDVFQPNGYTKEEMKMYNETRKIMHTDAKCSAMCVRVSSLRSHSESVWIETEAPISVEDAQKAIAAAPGCTLVDDPATLTYPMPLETAGKDDVFVGRVRKDLADENGLTFWLSGDQIRKGAALNAVQIGEYLVKEKALPCFGK
- a CDS encoding MLO family protein — its product is MIFFNQFHKEVTERKMRKIAASQQSPMSSYDFAQYMKRNLELAKQM
- a CDS encoding S1 RNA-binding domain-containing protein — encoded protein: MIQLGNYNTLKIVKRVDFGLYLDGGDEGEILLPKSYVTPQMRIGDEIKVFVYLDQEERTVATTETPLAIVGEFAYLEVAWINKYGAFMKWGLQKDLFCPFREQKQRMEVGKHYIVYVKEDEESHRLMATAKVDKYISQAATKSHGDETTATAGKGALLKHGDTCDCLIWQKTDLGFKCIINNKYQGLIFENQVFQPLHTGDRLTAYIDHVRQDGKIDITLQPTGRQHTLEFAEVLLRYLYENNGHCDLSDNSPAELISDRFKVSKKAFKKAVGDLYRRRLITISNDGISLA
- a CDS encoding cation:proton antiporter, producing the protein MLPLASYFPIADPTLIFFVVLLIVLFAPIIMGKLRIPHIIGMVLAGILIGPYGLNVLERDESFELFGRVGIFYIMFLAGLEMDLESVKKNTKRFITFGLLTCVIPLMLTYLMSMTLLGYNGKASFLLGCIMASNTLIAYPIIGRYGLQRNSSVMLSVGSSMISLFLSLVMLAALVGTFDENSGVVFWLFFAVKLAVYMAGCIYLIPRLTRYFLRRYSDRVMQYIFIMAVMFLSAALSSLIGLEGIFGAFFSGLILNRYIPHVSPLMNRIEFIGNALFIPYFLIGVGMLIDLHSVLDSAQVIGIVLLIAFFGTFGKALAAYTSAIIFRLPKAEGHMMFGLTSAHAAGAIAMTMVGMRIEVAPGVMLVNNEMLNGVVMMILVTCIVSTLMTDKAAKEIIFREKLNLDIDHKPQHDDEKILVCVKYPDIAPQLVYLSLLMRNEKLSRGLVALNVVYDGQNSAVEREQGLRLLEQLERQASASEVMMQTQVRLATNIANGIKHAFREFGCSEIVMGMHVHTEVSPKFWGEFIQSLYNGLNRQIVLTRFEQPLSTLRRIQVAVPSRAEFEPGFHRWLERVCRLAGQLDCRIQFHGRQESLSLIAQYINNVHPHVRGEYTPMGHWNELPKLAADIGKDQLFIVITARKGTISYKNALERLPDELTKYFAGTNLMIIFPDQYGDTKDDSMSFTEAQHYEENSIYDIVSRWIHSAKKAPKDND
- a CDS encoding ABC transporter ATP-binding protein, translating into MIKLRNITKSFGSLQVLKGIDLDIAKGEVVSIVGPSGAGKTTLLQIMGTLDRPDSGTVCVDNIDTTTLSQKQLSDFRNRHLGFVFQFHQLLPEFTALENIMIPAYIAGRSNKEAKERALELLQFMGLSERAGHKPAELSGGEKQRVAVARALVNNPAVILADEPSGSLDSKNKAELHQLFFDLRDKFGQTFVIVTHDEELATLTDRTIHMKDGLLAPIQQPADPTDPFTTTAI